From Saccharothrix espanaensis DSM 44229, the proteins below share one genomic window:
- the hpt gene encoding hypoxanthine phosphoribosyltransferase produces MYDGDIASVLITEQEISDKVTELANKVGADYPADGGSDLVLITVLKGAVMFMTDLARALPVPVQLEFMAVSSYGSSTSSSGVVRILKDLDRDIVDRDVIIVEDIIDSGLTLSWLLKNLASRKPRSLEVCSLLRKPDAVKVDVPVKYVGFEIPNEFVVGYGLDYSERYRDLPYIGTLEPKVYSS; encoded by the coding sequence GTGTACGACGGCGACATCGCCTCCGTGCTCATCACCGAGCAGGAAATCAGCGACAAGGTCACCGAGCTGGCCAACAAGGTCGGAGCCGACTACCCGGCCGACGGCGGGTCGGACCTCGTCCTGATCACCGTGCTCAAGGGCGCGGTGATGTTCATGACCGACCTCGCGAGGGCGCTCCCGGTGCCCGTGCAGCTGGAGTTCATGGCGGTCAGCTCCTACGGCTCGTCCACCTCGTCATCCGGCGTGGTGCGCATCCTCAAGGACCTGGACCGCGACATCGTGGACCGGGACGTGATCATCGTCGAGGACATCATCGACTCCGGTCTGACGCTGTCCTGGCTGCTCAAGAACCTGGCGTCGCGCAAGCCGCGCTCGCTGGAGGTGTGCTCGCTGCTGCGCAAGCCGGACGCGGTGAAGGTCGACGTCCCGGTCAAGTACGTCGGCTTCGAGATCCCCAACGAGTTCGTCGTGGGCTACGGCCTCGACTACTCCGAGCGCTACCGCGACCTGCCCTACATCGGCACGCTGGAGCCGAAGGTGTACAGCAGCTGA
- a CDS encoding DUF4442 domain-containing protein: MSADYSFVADAMKQAVPWVRTSRVEFPEVTGDRVVAELPDDPATHNHVAGPHAAMIFGLGETASGAVAMAAFAPHLAKATPLVARSEISYKKLALGALRAEAVLGRPVDEVVAELDAGTRPEFPVTVTVTNADGVTTAEMVVVWTLRPNRT; the protein is encoded by the coding sequence ATGAGCGCTGACTACTCGTTCGTCGCCGACGCGATGAAGCAGGCCGTGCCGTGGGTCAGGACCAGCCGGGTGGAGTTCCCCGAGGTCACCGGCGACCGGGTGGTGGCCGAGCTGCCCGACGACCCGGCCACCCACAACCACGTCGCGGGCCCCCACGCGGCGATGATCTTCGGCCTGGGCGAGACCGCGTCGGGCGCGGTGGCGATGGCCGCGTTCGCCCCGCACCTGGCCAAGGCCACCCCGCTCGTGGCGCGGTCGGAGATCTCGTACAAGAAGCTGGCGCTCGGCGCGCTGCGCGCGGAGGCCGTGCTGGGCCGCCCGGTCGACGAGGTGGTGGCGGAACTCGACGCGGGCACCCGCCCCGAGTTCCCGGTCACCGTCACCGTCACCAACGCGGACGGCGTGACCACCGCCGAGATGGTCGTCGTCTGGACCCTGCGCCCGAACCGGACCTAG
- a CDS encoding zinc-dependent metalloprotease, which yields MSASTQDHRAGSEPVDWELAVATADRLVRPGPVVPRAEADIAVGRLREQAIDAEVHVRELTGLGHGLPLRAGEVVDRPGWVRAAVQGLAALTDGALPRQSGAFSGVLSGTAGVQAGVVIAFLSGRVLGQYDPFSDGGRLLLVAPNIVGAQRALDVPGADFSMWVCLHEGTHRLQFTAVPWLAEHFAGQVAALLGSMDEGVAPRLRDLPRRLREAGGFVDLLQSPAQREPLDRLIALSTLLEGHADHVMDAVGPEVVPTVGVIRERFTARRKGGGVLDRILRTLLGVEAKVRQYAEGAAFTRHVVDRAGMSGFNAVWTSPETLPTRAEIADPAAWLRRVSP from the coding sequence GTGAGCGCCTCTACGCAGGATCACCGGGCGGGGAGCGAACCCGTCGACTGGGAATTGGCCGTCGCGACCGCCGACCGGTTGGTCCGGCCCGGACCTGTGGTGCCCCGCGCGGAGGCGGACATCGCCGTCGGGCGGCTGCGCGAGCAGGCGATCGACGCCGAGGTGCACGTCCGGGAGCTGACCGGGCTCGGGCACGGGCTGCCGCTCAGGGCCGGTGAGGTCGTGGACCGGCCGGGCTGGGTGCGCGCGGCCGTGCAGGGCCTGGCCGCGCTGACCGACGGTGCCCTCCCGCGCCAGTCCGGGGCGTTCAGCGGGGTCCTCTCGGGTACCGCGGGCGTGCAGGCGGGCGTGGTCATCGCGTTCCTCAGCGGCCGGGTGCTCGGCCAGTACGACCCGTTCTCCGACGGCGGCCGGCTGCTGCTGGTCGCACCCAACATCGTCGGCGCGCAGCGCGCGCTGGACGTCCCCGGCGCGGACTTCAGCATGTGGGTGTGCCTGCACGAGGGCACGCACCGGCTCCAGTTCACCGCCGTCCCGTGGCTGGCCGAGCACTTCGCGGGCCAGGTCGCCGCGCTGCTCGGCTCGATGGACGAGGGCGTCGCGCCCCGGCTGCGCGACCTGCCCCGCCGGCTGCGCGAGGCGGGCGGGTTCGTCGACCTGCTGCAGAGCCCGGCGCAGCGCGAGCCGCTGGACCGGCTGATCGCCCTGTCCACCCTGCTCGAAGGCCACGCCGACCACGTGATGGACGCGGTGGGGCCGGAGGTGGTGCCGACCGTCGGGGTCATCCGCGAGCGGTTCACCGCCCGGCGCAAGGGCGGTGGGGTGCTGGACCGGATCCTGCGCACGCTGCTCGGCGTCGAGGCGAAGGTCCGCCAGTACGCGGAGGGCGCGGCGTTCACCCGGCACGTGGTGGACCGCGCGGGCATGTCCGGCTTCAACGCGGTGTGGACCAGCCCCGAGACGCTGCCCACCCGGGCCGAGATCGCCGACCCGGCTGCCTGGCTGCGCCGCGTCTCCCCGTGA
- the tilS gene encoding tRNA lysidine(34) synthetase TilS, giving the protein MNGPLAEVRTAVKRFLAEHRPDRVTVAVSGGADSLALAAVTARLAPGARAVVVDHGLQDGSAEVADRAAGTCEGLGLAAEVRRVLVSGPGGPEAAARRARYAVLRPESGVVLLGHTKDDQAETVLLGLGRGSGARSIAGMRPYDPPWGRPLLAVARETTNAACAELGLTPWVDPHNSDPAFTRVRLRREVLPLLEDVLQHGVADALARTAAQLREDCDALDEIARRFAGDPRAADDLHDHPPALRRRVLRLWLLDAGVPELSDSHLRRVDALVGEWRGQGGVWLPGGFVARRVHGRLVVERPDEPPVEPVQS; this is encoded by the coding sequence GTGAACGGGCCGCTGGCCGAGGTCCGCACGGCCGTCAAGCGGTTCCTCGCCGAGCACCGCCCCGACCGGGTGACGGTCGCCGTGTCCGGCGGCGCGGACTCGCTCGCCCTCGCCGCGGTGACCGCGCGGCTGGCGCCCGGCGCGCGGGCCGTCGTGGTCGACCACGGCCTCCAGGACGGGTCCGCCGAGGTCGCCGACCGGGCCGCCGGCACGTGTGAAGGGCTCGGGCTGGCAGCGGAGGTCCGAAGGGTCCTCGTGTCCGGTCCGGGCGGCCCGGAGGCCGCCGCCCGGCGGGCCAGGTACGCCGTGCTGCGCCCGGAGAGCGGCGTCGTGCTGCTCGGCCACACCAAGGACGACCAGGCGGAGACCGTGCTGCTCGGGCTCGGGCGGGGTTCCGGGGCCCGCAGCATCGCCGGGATGCGGCCTTACGACCCGCCGTGGGGCCGCCCGCTGTTGGCCGTCGCACGCGAGACGACGAACGCCGCGTGCGCCGAACTGGGCCTCACGCCGTGGGTCGACCCGCACAACTCCGATCCGGCGTTCACCCGCGTCAGGCTGCGCCGCGAGGTGTTGCCGCTGCTCGAAGACGTGCTCCAGCACGGCGTCGCCGACGCCCTGGCCCGCACCGCCGCGCAGCTGCGCGAGGACTGTGACGCATTGGACGAAATCGCCCGGCGCTTCGCCGGCGACCCGCGCGCCGCCGACGACCTCCACGACCACCCGCCCGCCCTGCGCAGGCGGGTGCTGCGCCTGTGGCTGCTCGACGCGGGCGTGCCCGAGTTGTCCGACTCGCACCTGCGGCGGGTGGACGCGCTGGTGGGCGAGTGGCGCGGACAGGGCGGCGTCTGGCTGCCCGGCGGCTTTGTGGCACGCCGCGTGCATGGCAGGCTGGTTGTCGAACGGCCTGATGAACCACCGGTTGAACCAGTTCAGTCATGA
- a CDS encoding uL11 family ribosomal protein, with product MAAKKTHEITLNLEAGNASMMDLGKMLGQTGVNLVAVKRAYDEGTAGQRGDVVPVVVTVREDKSFDLRLKTPPTAFLIRKALGGKGSGQPGHRTAGTLSRARLRAVAERKLPDLNTTSLDAAERIVAGTARSMGVEVED from the coding sequence ATGGCAGCGAAGAAGACCCACGAGATCACCTTGAACCTGGAGGCCGGCAACGCCTCGATGATGGACCTCGGCAAGATGCTGGGGCAGACCGGCGTGAACCTGGTCGCGGTCAAGCGCGCGTACGACGAGGGCACGGCCGGGCAGCGCGGCGACGTCGTCCCGGTGGTCGTCACCGTGCGCGAGGACAAGTCGTTCGACCTGCGCCTGAAGACGCCGCCGACCGCGTTCCTGATCCGCAAGGCGTTAGGCGGCAAGGGCTCCGGGCAGCCCGGTCACCGGACCGCCGGGACGCTGAGCCGCGCCCGGCTGCGCGCCGTCGCCGAGCGGAAGCTGCCCGACCTGAACACGACGAGCCTGGACGCGGCGGAGCGGATCGTGGCGGGCACCGCGCGTTCGATGGGCGTGGAGGTCGAGGACTAG
- a CDS encoding excalibur calcium-binding domain-containing protein produces MDVTGIVDGRTITVTDGRRVVLDAIAQPGACWSQSAVDFLTATVSGKQVRLVGEAVLLPDGTDAVVLAVEQGVARALQPMSAALSAAQTAAKTAGKGLWGAPCSGSDTIAPPPPPTQQQTVAPPPRQTVEPQPAPQPVAPPPPPSAYYANCAAARAAGAAPLYRGQPGYRAALDRDNDGVACET; encoded by the coding sequence GTGGACGTCACCGGAATCGTCGACGGCCGCACGATCACCGTGACCGACGGACGTCGAGTGGTGTTGGACGCCATCGCCCAGCCGGGAGCGTGCTGGTCCCAGTCCGCCGTCGACTTCCTGACCGCCACGGTGAGCGGCAAGCAGGTCCGACTGGTCGGCGAAGCCGTCCTGCTGCCCGACGGCACCGACGCTGTCGTGCTCGCGGTCGAACAGGGCGTGGCACGGGCCCTGCAACCGATGTCCGCCGCGCTCAGCGCCGCCCAGACCGCCGCGAAAACCGCCGGTAAGGGCCTGTGGGGCGCGCCCTGCTCGGGCTCGGACACCATCGCGCCGCCTCCCCCGCCCACTCAGCAGCAGACCGTGGCACCTCCGCCGCGCCAGACCGTGGAACCGCAACCCGCGCCGCAGCCCGTCGCACCCCCACCGCCGCCGAGCGCGTACTACGCGAACTGCGCCGCCGCGAGGGCCGCCGGAGCCGCGCCGCTGTACCGGGGCCAGCCCGGTTACCGCGCCGCACTGGACCGCGACAACGACGGTGTGGCCTGCGAGACGTAA
- the dacB gene encoding D-alanyl-D-alanine carboxypeptidase/D-alanyl-D-alanine endopeptidase, translating to MTPGRGVPLGPQTPARGVPLGPQTPGRGVPLGPQTPGRGVPLGARENGPQTPGRGVPPGSPANGPQTPARGVPLGAQPGGAEAAGASAAGVARDERKVEPEPRSEPKRVPPADDGVVEEAPRKRPWLLVGALALVVVLAGGAVVGWQQGWLDTAPTPTTAAPQPPAPISLAVKGIGATAPAPSATGVGAALRGPANNGALGTLTGTVVDPASGTTLWKQGETTPLTPASTVKVLVAAAALLTLDHTAQLSTKVVQGDQPGTVVLVGGGDPTLSTFPVDRGTVYPGAATLDDLASQVTKNGPVTQVLFDVSRYRGEGMAPGWDPTDVPNGYVAPIGPLMADGGRQDPTLPDTPRSATPGAAAASALAARLGVTAVGAGTATAGAKVLGEVKSAPVDRLVENMMQISDNVLAETLAREVALAKGQEPTFAGAVAAVRAVLTENGFDLTGAEVVDASGLSPTDKVPARLLGDLLVAAAKPDAADARTAKLRPLLTALPVAGGSGTLAGRYDTAGAAGKGWVRAKTGTLTGVNSLAGVVVDVDGRLLVFAFMSLSPTDANTVRGGLDELASALRGCGCA from the coding sequence GTGACACCCGGCCGCGGCGTCCCGCTCGGCCCCCAGACGCCCGCTCGTGGCGTTCCGCTCGGCCCGCAGACGCCCGGCCGGGGTGTGCCGCTCGGCCCGCAGACGCCGGGCCGCGGCGTTCCGCTCGGTGCGCGGGAGAACGGTCCGCAGACGCCTGGCCGGGGTGTGCCGCCCGGCTCGCCGGCGAACGGTCCGCAGACCCCCGCGAGGGGCGTGCCGCTCGGTGCCCAGCCGGGCGGTGCGGAGGCCGCCGGCGCGTCGGCGGCCGGTGTGGCGCGGGACGAGCGGAAGGTCGAGCCCGAGCCGCGCAGCGAGCCCAAGCGGGTGCCGCCCGCCGACGACGGCGTCGTCGAGGAGGCCCCGCGCAAGCGCCCCTGGCTGCTGGTCGGCGCGTTGGCGCTGGTCGTGGTGTTGGCCGGCGGTGCGGTGGTCGGCTGGCAGCAGGGCTGGCTGGACACCGCCCCCACCCCGACGACCGCCGCTCCGCAGCCGCCCGCGCCGATCTCGCTCGCCGTGAAGGGCATCGGCGCGACCGCGCCCGCGCCGTCCGCGACCGGTGTCGGGGCCGCGCTGCGCGGACCGGCCAACAACGGCGCGCTGGGCACGCTCACCGGCACGGTGGTCGACCCGGCGAGCGGCACCACCCTGTGGAAGCAGGGCGAGACGACCCCGCTGACCCCCGCGTCGACGGTGAAGGTGCTGGTCGCGGCGGCCGCGCTGCTCACCCTCGACCACACCGCGCAGCTGTCCACCAAGGTCGTCCAGGGCGACCAGCCCGGCACGGTCGTGCTGGTCGGCGGCGGCGACCCGACGCTGTCGACGTTCCCGGTCGACCGCGGCACCGTCTACCCCGGTGCGGCGACGCTGGACGACCTGGCGTCCCAGGTGACCAAGAACGGCCCGGTCACCCAGGTCCTGTTCGACGTGAGCCGGTACCGGGGCGAGGGCATGGCCCCCGGCTGGGACCCCACCGACGTGCCCAACGGCTACGTGGCCCCGATCGGCCCGCTGATGGCCGACGGCGGACGCCAGGACCCGACCCTCCCGGACACGCCCCGCTCGGCCACGCCCGGTGCCGCGGCGGCGTCCGCGCTGGCCGCCCGGCTGGGCGTGACCGCGGTCGGGGCGGGCACCGCGACCGCCGGCGCCAAGGTGCTCGGCGAGGTGAAGTCCGCGCCGGTGGACCGGCTGGTCGAGAACATGATGCAGATCTCGGACAACGTGCTGGCCGAGACGCTGGCCCGGGAAGTGGCGCTGGCCAAGGGCCAGGAGCCGACCTTCGCCGGTGCCGTGGCGGCCGTGCGCGCCGTGCTCACCGAGAACGGGTTCGACCTGACCGGCGCCGAGGTGGTGGACGCCTCCGGGCTCTCGCCCACCGACAAGGTGCCCGCCCGGCTGCTCGGCGACCTGCTGGTGGCCGCCGCCAAGCCCGACGCCGCCGACGCCCGCACGGCCAAGCTGCGCCCGCTGCTGACCGCGCTGCCGGTCGCCGGCGGCAGCGGCACGCTGGCCGGCCGCTACGACACCGCCGGCGCGGCGGGCAAGGGCTGGGTGCGGGCCAAGACCGGCACGCTGACCGGGGTGAACTCGCTGGCCGGTGTCGTGGTCGACGTGGACGGGCGGCTGCTGGTGTTCGCGTTCATGTCGCTGAGCCCGACCGACGCCAACACCGTGCGCGGTGGCCTGGACGAACTCGCTTCGGCGCTGCGGGGCTGCGGGTGCGCCTGA
- a CDS encoding inorganic diphosphatase produces MEFDVTIEIPKGVRNKYEMDHKTGRIRLDRTLFTATQYPADYGFVDNTLGEDGDPLDALVLVQEPTFPGCLIRSRAIGMFRMTDEKGGDDKLLCVPADDPRSEHLRDIHHLNEFYRLEIQHFFEVYKDLEPGKSVEGATWVGRTDAEAEIVKSYQRLKDAIANGEDH; encoded by the coding sequence GTGGAGTTCGACGTCACCATCGAGATCCCCAAGGGGGTCCGCAACAAGTACGAGATGGACCACAAGACGGGGCGCATCCGCCTGGACCGCACCCTGTTCACGGCCACTCAGTACCCGGCGGACTACGGCTTCGTCGACAACACACTGGGTGAGGACGGCGACCCGCTCGACGCGCTGGTCCTGGTCCAGGAGCCGACGTTCCCGGGCTGCCTGATCCGCTCGCGCGCCATCGGCATGTTCCGGATGACCGACGAGAAGGGCGGCGACGACAAGCTGCTCTGCGTGCCGGCGGACGACCCCCGCAGCGAGCACCTGCGCGACATCCACCACCTCAACGAGTTCTACCGGCTGGAGATCCAGCACTTCTTCGAGGTCTACAAGGACCTGGAGCCGGGCAAGAGCGTGGAGGGCGCGACCTGGGTCGGCCGGACCGACGCCGAGGCCGAGATCGTGAAGTCCTACCAGCGCCTCAAGGACGCGATCGCCAACGGCGAGGACCACTGA
- a CDS encoding MDR family MFS transporter, with product MSETTTRAEATPPGAALLTHRQILTILSGLLLGLFLAALDQMIVATAMKTIADELNGQTLQAWATTAYLITATISTPLYGKLSDIYGRKPMYLTAISLFLAGSLLSGIANSMYELAAFRAVQGLGAGGLMSLAMAILADITSPRERSKYTGYFMAVFGIASVAGPVVGGLFAGLETFLGTAGWRWVFLINVPIALVALVVVAKVLNIPHKRVNHRIDFMGAATITIGLVPLLIVAEQGREWGWASATSITMYVVGVLGLIAFVFVQKRMGDEALLPLRLFRRQTFSLGNALNFLMGIGMFGGMVSLPLYLQIVKGFSATEAGLMMLPLTLGIMTAAGTSGQYTAKTGRYRVFPIVGLGLMSVVLFAFSTVGTDTAIWQPLVLMFFMGAGLGLCMQTLLVAIQNDSEPRDMGVATASATFFRQIGGTVGTAVFLSILFSTVGDKIGNALNTAFGNPEFMAALARPENQQFAASLKDGGTGLSLDNTEFLATLDPVLARPFLDGFSGSIDLVFLVGGLVTVVGFALVWFLREVPLSDRSGLERVNDENEAAKAPVAIH from the coding sequence ATGTCGGAGACGACAACCCGAGCGGAGGCGACACCACCGGGTGCCGCGCTGCTCACCCACCGGCAGATCCTGACGATCCTGTCGGGGCTGCTGCTGGGGCTGTTCCTCGCCGCGCTGGACCAGATGATCGTGGCCACGGCCATGAAGACCATCGCGGACGAGCTCAACGGCCAGACGCTTCAGGCGTGGGCGACCACGGCGTACCTGATCACGGCCACCATCTCGACACCGCTGTACGGCAAGCTGTCGGACATCTACGGCCGCAAGCCGATGTACCTCACCGCGATCTCGCTGTTCCTCGCGGGCTCGCTGCTGTCCGGCATCGCGAACTCGATGTACGAGCTCGCCGCGTTCCGCGCGGTGCAGGGCCTCGGCGCGGGTGGTCTGATGTCGCTGGCCATGGCGATCCTCGCGGACATCACCTCGCCGCGTGAGCGCAGCAAGTACACCGGCTACTTCATGGCCGTGTTCGGCATCGCCAGCGTCGCAGGCCCGGTGGTCGGCGGCCTGTTCGCGGGCCTGGAGACCTTCCTGGGCACCGCCGGCTGGCGCTGGGTCTTCCTGATCAACGTGCCGATCGCGCTGGTCGCGCTGGTCGTGGTCGCCAAGGTGCTCAACATCCCGCACAAGCGGGTGAACCACCGGATCGACTTCATGGGCGCGGCGACCATCACCATCGGCCTGGTGCCGCTGCTGATCGTGGCCGAGCAGGGCCGCGAGTGGGGCTGGGCGTCGGCCACCTCGATCACCATGTACGTGGTCGGCGTGCTCGGCCTGATCGCGTTCGTGTTCGTGCAGAAGCGGATGGGCGACGAGGCGCTGCTGCCGCTGCGGCTGTTCCGCCGGCAGACGTTCTCGCTGGGCAACGCGCTGAACTTCCTGATGGGCATCGGGATGTTCGGCGGCATGGTCTCGCTGCCGCTCTACCTGCAGATCGTGAAGGGCTTCAGCGCCACCGAAGCCGGCCTGATGATGCTGCCGCTCACGCTCGGCATCATGACCGCGGCCGGCACCAGCGGCCAGTACACCGCCAAGACCGGCCGGTACCGGGTGTTCCCGATCGTCGGCCTGGGCCTGATGTCGGTGGTGCTGTTCGCGTTCAGCACGGTCGGCACGGACACCGCGATCTGGCAGCCGCTGGTGCTGATGTTCTTCATGGGCGCCGGCCTGGGCCTGTGCATGCAGACCCTGCTGGTGGCCATCCAGAACGACTCCGAGCCCCGCGACATGGGCGTCGCCACCGCCTCGGCCACGTTCTTCCGGCAGATCGGCGGCACGGTCGGCACCGCGGTGTTCCTGTCCATCCTGTTCAGCACGGTCGGCGACAAGATCGGCAACGCGCTGAACACGGCGTTCGGCAACCCGGAGTTCATGGCCGCCCTGGCACGCCCGGAGAACCAGCAGTTCGCGGCGTCGCTGAAGGACGGCGGGACCGGGCTGAGCCTGGACAACACCGAGTTCCTCGCCACGCTGGACCCGGTGCTGGCCCGTCCGTTCCTGGACGGCTTCTCCGGCTCGATCGACCTGGTGTTCCTGGTCGGCGGGCTGGTCACGGTGGTCGGCTTCGCGCTGGTGTGGTTCCTGCGCGAGGTGCCGCTGTCCGACCGGTCGGGACTGGAGCGGGTGAACGACGAGAACGAGGCCGCGAAGGCCCCGGTCGCCATCCACTGA
- a CDS encoding substrate-binding domain-containing protein: MSARTERPPGRARRTALPIGALIGVLAAAGVTVVAIQATGGPDCKGTLPLKVAVAPATEEVVRGAADDYQAGQPVVEGKCVQVLVEARGAADVAHELPTAQINPPALWIPDSTMWAAESRRQAGDRGADAPRLEIKPSLASSPLVITGSEGAMTALGWPITPVSWARVVDPEVPVVLTDPTTSTEGLATLAVIRAQLGNPDGTPKPELVGALLRIGREAPPSVRDAFGKVVQGADNAPVFTASEQAVLAANRVAGSRRVVGSHPKEGTIGFDFPVVRVSRTGEMAGTAAAAAGFEEALRGGRTAQRFAEAGFRTPDGKAPRGWTTEQDGLRGDDVTLLRTPTPDQVAELLGTWGAISLDTRILAVLDVSGSMAEKMQGSELTRVDAAKEAALTALSMLPDTSEIGLWAFSTNKRPKGYVELVPTGPLGEPIGGAPRRDQLQKGAGAIPAMVGGGTSLNDTVLAAFRNAQQTFNPNKINSVTLLTDGSNDDISTTKLPELLDTLRREVDPARPVPMFMVGLGPDADLDALRQIADATGGKSYQAMKPEDIKTVLLDAISQRRCRPNC, from the coding sequence ATGTCAGCTCGGACCGAGCGTCCCCCCGGCCGCGCACGCCGGACCGCACTCCCGATCGGTGCGCTGATCGGCGTCCTGGCGGCGGCCGGCGTCACGGTCGTCGCGATCCAGGCCACCGGCGGACCGGACTGCAAGGGCACCCTGCCGCTGAAGGTCGCGGTCGCCCCGGCGACCGAGGAGGTCGTGCGCGGCGCGGCCGACGACTACCAGGCCGGCCAGCCGGTCGTCGAGGGCAAGTGCGTCCAGGTGCTGGTCGAGGCGCGCGGCGCGGCCGACGTGGCGCACGAGCTGCCCACCGCGCAGATCAACCCGCCCGCCCTGTGGATCCCGGACTCCACCATGTGGGCGGCCGAGAGCCGGCGCCAGGCCGGTGACCGCGGCGCGGACGCGCCCCGGCTGGAGATCAAGCCGTCGCTGGCCTCGTCACCGCTGGTCATCACCGGTTCCGAGGGGGCGATGACGGCGCTGGGCTGGCCGATCACGCCGGTCAGCTGGGCCCGCGTGGTCGACCCCGAGGTGCCGGTGGTGCTGACCGACCCGACGACCTCGACCGAGGGCCTCGCCACGCTCGCGGTGATCCGCGCCCAGCTCGGCAACCCGGACGGCACGCCCAAGCCGGAGCTGGTCGGCGCGCTGCTGCGGATCGGCCGGGAGGCCCCGCCGTCGGTGCGCGACGCGTTCGGCAAGGTCGTGCAGGGCGCCGACAACGCGCCGGTGTTCACCGCCTCCGAGCAGGCGGTGCTGGCCGCGAACCGGGTCGCCGGGTCGCGGCGGGTGGTCGGGTCGCACCCCAAGGAGGGCACGATCGGCTTCGACTTCCCGGTGGTCCGGGTGAGCCGGACCGGCGAGATGGCGGGCACCGCGGCCGCCGCCGCCGGCTTCGAGGAGGCCCTGCGCGGCGGCCGGACCGCCCAGCGGTTCGCCGAGGCGGGCTTCCGCACCCCGGACGGCAAGGCCCCGCGGGGCTGGACCACGGAGCAGGACGGCCTGCGCGGCGACGACGTGACCCTGCTCCGCACGCCCACCCCGGACCAGGTCGCGGAGCTGCTGGGCACATGGGGCGCGATCAGCCTGGACACCCGGATCCTGGCCGTGCTGGACGTGTCCGGCTCGATGGCGGAGAAGATGCAGGGCAGCGAGCTGACCAGGGTCGACGCCGCCAAGGAGGCCGCGCTGACCGCGCTGTCCATGCTGCCCGACACCTCGGAGATCGGGCTCTGGGCGTTCTCCACGAACAAGAGGCCCAAGGGGTACGTCGAGCTGGTGCCGACCGGTCCGCTGGGCGAGCCGATCGGCGGCGCGCCGCGCCGGGACCAGCTGCAGAAGGGCGCGGGCGCAATCCCGGCCATGGTCGGCGGCGGGACGTCGTTGAACGACACCGTGCTGGCCGCGTTCCGCAACGCGCAGCAGACGTTCAACCCGAACAAGATCAACTCGGTGACGCTGCTGACCGACGGCAGCAACGACGACATCTCGACCACCAAGCTGCCCGAACTCCTCGACACCCTGCGCCGCGAGGTAGACCCGGCCCGCCCCGTGCCGATGTTCATGGTGGGCCTGGGCCCCGATGCCGACCTGGACGCCCTGCGGCAGATCGCCGATGCCACCGGCGGCAAGTCCTACCAGGCCATGAAGCCCGAGGACATCAAGACCGTCCTGCTCGACGCCATCTCGCAACGCCGCTGCCGCCCGAACTGCTAG
- a CDS encoding MarR family winged helix-turn-helix transcriptional regulator: MSDDVREAQLAQAERIGMALVRLNKMHACVAAQMSKAGMDKASFVLLANLMHLGPARSSALAEAVFSDPSTVSRQVATLVKEGWVERRADPDDGRASVLAVTDAGRRLLEERRLMRNQSIARMLADWPEEDLGAFIDYFERFVGDYERALPKFIAESGLGPRSEGEK, translated from the coding sequence GTGAGTGACGACGTGCGGGAAGCGCAGCTCGCCCAGGCCGAGCGCATCGGCATGGCGCTGGTACGCCTCAACAAGATGCACGCCTGCGTCGCCGCGCAGATGAGCAAGGCCGGGATGGACAAGGCCTCGTTCGTGCTGCTCGCGAACCTGATGCACCTGGGACCCGCACGGTCGAGCGCCCTGGCCGAGGCGGTCTTCTCGGACCCCTCGACGGTCAGCCGTCAGGTCGCGACGCTCGTCAAGGAGGGGTGGGTCGAACGCCGGGCGGATCCCGACGACGGCCGGGCCAGCGTGCTGGCCGTGACGGACGCGGGGAGACGCCTGCTGGAAGAGCGCCGGTTGATGCGCAACCAGTCCATCGCCCGGATGCTCGCCGACTGGCCCGAGGAGGACCTGGGGGCGTTCATCGACTACTTCGAGCGCTTCGTCGGTGACTACGAACGGGCGCTGCCGAAATTCATCGCTGAGAGCGGACTGGGGCCGCGCTCAGAAGGGGAGAAGTGA